The genomic window AGGCCGGGCTCGTGCTGGCCGATCGACTCCAGCAGCTCGCGGGCCTCGTCCTCGGGCAGGTCCACCAGCTCCGACTCGATCTTGGCGTCCATGAAGACCGCCTCCGCCGGGGCGACCAGCGCCTGCAGCTCGCCGAGGAACTCGGCGTTGCCCAGCTCGGCCTCGTCGACGTTGAAGACGTAGAGGAACGGCTTGGTGGTGAGCAGGTGCAGCTCGCGCAGGTGCTCCAGCTCGATCTTGGCGGCGGCCGCGCCGGCGTACAGGGTGATGCCGCCGTCGAGGACGTCGACGGCCTTCTTCGCGGCCTCGACCGCGGCGGCCCGGTCCTTGCGGAGCTTGGCCTCCTTCTCCAGCCGCGGCAGCGCCTTCTCCAGGGTCTGGATGTCGGCCAGGATCAGCTCGGTGTTGATCGTCTCAATGTCGTCGGCCGGGGAGACCTTGCCGTCGACGTGCACCACGTTCGGGTCGGAGAAGGCGCGGACCACCTGGCAGATCGCCGAGGCGTCGCGGATGTTCGCCAGGAACGCGTTGCCCCGGCCCTGCCCCTTCGAGGCGCCGCGGACCAGGCCGGCGATGTCGACGAACGACACCGGTGCCGGCAGCACCTTCTGCGAGGCGAAGATCTCCGCGAGCTTGCCCAGCCGCTGGTCCGGCAGCCCGACCACGCCGACGTTCGGCTCGATGGTGGCGAACGGGTAGTTCGCCGCGAGCACGTCGTTCTTGGTCAACGCGTTGAACAGGGTGCTCTTGCCGACGTTGGGCAGGCCGACGATCCCGATGGTGAGGCTCACGGGCGGCCAGTCTACGCGGCCCCCGACCCGGCCCTCCCGGCCGGCTTCCGGACCGGTACGCCG from Micromonospora kangleipakensis includes these protein-coding regions:
- the ychF gene encoding redox-regulated ATPase YchF, whose product is MSLTIGIVGLPNVGKSTLFNALTKNDVLAANYPFATIEPNVGVVGLPDQRLGKLAEIFASQKVLPAPVSFVDIAGLVRGASKGQGRGNAFLANIRDASAICQVVRAFSDPNVVHVDGKVSPADDIETINTELILADIQTLEKALPRLEKEAKLRKDRAAAVEAAKKAVDVLDGGITLYAGAAAAKIELEHLRELHLLTTKPFLYVFNVDEAELGNAEFLGELQALVAPAEAVFMDAKIESELVDLPEDEARELLESIGQHEPGLNQLVRVGFRTLGLQTYLTAGPKEARAWTVPVGATAPEAAGVIHSDFQRGFIKAEVVSYDDLVAAGSMAAAKAAGKVRIEGKEYVMQDGDVVEFRFNV